A genomic window from Silene latifolia isolate original U9 population chromosome Y, ASM4854445v1, whole genome shotgun sequence includes:
- the LOC141627920 gene encoding uncharacterized protein LOC141627920, producing MYKNGMMYTPARWGHIVLKPWLMFMSKGEFLSVLSDYCVQEGFSVIVLKSDKRRYTAECSGKLCTWKLHSSCLPDSVTWAIKTLTGNHKECFNLKRNHMATVPWMAKKIETELRAHLEMPVKSMADLLMKGYGIDVCLRTMYKVRIAVAEMVYGGFEESYNSLAAYGEVIKQTNPGSWALITWHNPQTGQTDGQTGGPVHFKAMFVSFYSWILGFLRGCRPIIGVDGFHLKGRYKGMLLSAISVDANNNLYCIAYAIVGKENTESWTYFFRNLRLAFQSVGCSKWDWTFIV from the coding sequence ATGTACAAGAATGGAATGATGTATACACCAGCTAGATGGGGTCATATTGTGTTAAAGCCATGGCTAATGTTCATGTCTAAGGGGGAGTTTTTGTCAGTGCTTTCTGATTACTGTGTGCAAGAGGGCTTCAGTGTGATTGTGTTAAAATCTGATAAAAGAAGATATACAGCTGAATGCAGTGGGAAGTTGTGTACTTGGAAGCTTCATAGCTCATGTTTGCCTGACTCTGTGACATGGGCTATTAAGACTCTAACAGGGAACCATAAAGAGTGCTTTAACTTGAAAAGGAATCATATGGCCACTGTTCCTTGGATGGCTAAAAAGATAGAGACTGAATTAAGAGCTCATCTTGAGATGCCAGTTAAGTCAATGGCAGATTTGTTAATGAAGGGTTATGGCATTGATGTATGCCTAAGGACAATGTATAAGGTCAGAATTGCTGTAGCTGAAATGGTGTATGGGGGATTTGAGGAGAGTTACAATAGCTTGGCAGCTTATGGAGAGGTGATAAAACAGACTAATCCAGGTTCTTGGGCTTTAATTACCTGGCATAACCCTCAAACTGGACAGACTGATGGTCAAACTGGTGGTCCAGTCCACTTCAAAGCTATGTTTGTGAGTTTTTATTCATGGATCCTTGGGTTTTTGAGAGGTTGTAGGCCCATCATTGGTGTTGATGGGTTTCATCTGAAGGGGAGGTATAAGGGGATGTTGTTATCTGCTATAAGTGTAGATGCCAACAATAATCTGTATTGTATTGCATATGCAATTGTGGGGAAGGAGAACACTGAATCTTGGACTTATTTTTTCAGAAATCTAAGGTTGGCATTTCAGAGTGTTGGATGTTCCAAATGGGATTGGACATTTATCGTGTGA
- the LOC141627919 gene encoding uncharacterized protein LOC141627919, whose translation MAERMEVADGLQTHEPTPYAMEILEYNIHGSNQCMVIKAGGGEFEVLEGTKPRLVDILKGTCLCGGWQITGIPCKHACRAIFDNREQPVDYVHGFYRGQCYKLTYGEHMHPLPDKDAWPTFQFPQVLPSIPERSIGRPARQRKRKPDEPKKKGKRSTTITCSICKTVGHNARSCKGGPTAKQRKASGGNGSQKKRARKDGASTSKG comes from the coding sequence ATGGCTGAAAGGATGGAAGTGGCAGATGGCTTGCAAACGCATGAACCTACACCTTATGCTATGGAGATATTAGAGTACAATATCCATGGGAGTAACCAGTGTATGGTTATTAAAGCAGGTGGTGGGGAGTTTGAGGTGCTTGAGGGTACTAAACCTCGTCTAGTGGACATTTTAAAGGGGACATGCTTATGTGGGGGGTGGCAGATAACTGGAATCCCATGTAAGCATGCATGTAGAGCTATTTTTGACAATAGGGAGCAACCAGTGGACTATGTGCATGGATTCTATAGGGGTCAATGTTACAAGCTCACCTATGGAGAACATATGCATCCTTTACCTGATAAGGATGCATGGCCAACCTTCCAATTCCCTCAAGTTTTACCCTCTATTCCAGAGAGGAGCATAGGAAGACCTGCAAGGCAAAGAAAGAGGAAACCAGACGAGCCCAAGAAGAAAGGTAAaagatcaacaacaatcacatgcTCAATATGCAAAACTGTTGGACACAATGCAAGATCTTGTAAAGGAGGTCCAACAGCAAAACAGAGGAAGGCTAGTGGGGGTAATGGCAGTCAGAAGAAGAGGGCCAGGAAAGATGGAGCTTCAACAAGCAAGGGTTAA